The region TTCGGCGTAAACGTGTCCCAGTAAAACGCTTTTTGCCCGCCAATCTCCGGCAGGCTTGTGCGTCGCGCTAAAAACACGGGCTTTCCGACCGTCATCGCTTCAATCGGCGGCAGTCCGAAGCCTTCTGTGAGGGAAGGAAACACGAACGACTCGCAGTTTTCGTACAGCCATTGCCGTTCTTCGTCGCTCACCGGACCAGGCATTAAAACCTGATCCGAGATACCGTACTGCTCGATCGTGGCTCGCATTTCCTGGGCGTACGGCGAATCGTTTTGCCCAGCGATCACCAACTGGTGATTGGGCAACTGTTTGATTAAGTCGAGCAGGACGTGGAAGTTCTTTTTGCGATCGATGATGCCGATGCTAAACAGAAACGGCTTGCTCGGGTTCAGCCACGCAGGCTGTGCCGCTTCAAATTGCGATATATCAGGTCGCCCGTTGTAAATGACTTGCAGCGGTTTGCCTTGCAAATCGAAGTAAGACTTCACTTCGTCCGCAACAAACTTCGAGATCACTGTCACCGCATCGCAGCGTTTGATCAGACGCTTAATACGGCGATGTTCGCGGTCGATCTTCGGACCAGCTTTTTCTCGCAGGTAATTCAGATCGTGAATCGTCAGCAGCACACGAGTTTTCGGGTTGATCGGCAAGTACTTCGCTTGCTGATGTGTCGCATGCCAGAGGGCGTGCTGTGGAACGCGTCCCCACTGCGACCAACGGTACCAACGCTGGAAGATTTCTTTCCGCCACAATTTGGCCAGTAAGAAGTCGGGCGTGCCGAATTCATCTGCTTGCGATGCCGCGACCAGCGGAACGGGTATCAGCCCGCGACGACTCATCTCGACCGTCAAAGCGTGACCGAGCTGGCAGGCAAATTGCCCTAGTCCCGAACATCGGTTCCGGGACTTCTCCAGATCGAGAACAACACTTGGCGTCGGTTGAGGCATGAATGAATTCAGCAGGAACGTCGGCAGGGCCGTCGATT is a window of Bremerella sp. TYQ1 DNA encoding:
- a CDS encoding glycosyltransferase family 1 protein; its protein translation is MPQPTPSVVLDLEKSRNRCSGLGQFACQLGHALTVEMSRRGLIPVPLVAASQADEFGTPDFLLAKLWRKEIFQRWYRWSQWGRVPQHALWHATHQQAKYLPINPKTRVLLTIHDLNYLREKAGPKIDREHRRIKRLIKRCDAVTVISKFVADEVKSYFDLQGKPLQVIYNGRPDISQFEAAQPAWLNPSKPFLFSIGIIDRKKNFHVLLDLIKQLPNHQLVIAGQNDSPYAQEMRATIEQYGISDQVLMPGPVSDEERQWLYENCESFVFPSLTEGFGLPPIEAMTVGKPVFLARRTSLPEIGGQKAFYWDTFTPNHLMDVYQNGMQLYNAQPNYAEDLQQAAARFCWQEAARQYVDMYRQVLELPEEELFEPRLVAA